From Methanobacterium alcaliphilum, a single genomic window includes:
- a CDS encoding archaetidylserine synthase: MSSNNLSILDFISIPDLFSILNASFGFLAIVMVINGELILAAQFMLISVIFDSIDGWVARKTNRNDECGFGKNIDSLCDVISFGVAPGIFLYFATLTQDIRYINILVSLLIVICGILRLSRFNVISDIGTIKDKFVGLPIPTTAVVLSSFYLSGFFTKDISIIIMGTISILMISTIEYPKIKNVKIASIALILILMVCLPQNIQISIMNIPAKALFILSIIYLIFTPFMALFTNLKSGPHVR, from the coding sequence ATGAGTTCGAATAATCTCAGTATACTTGATTTTATTTCTATTCCAGATTTATTTTCTATTTTAAATGCTTCATTCGGATTTTTGGCAATAGTTATGGTAATAAATGGTGAATTAATACTTGCCGCACAATTTATGTTAATTTCAGTTATATTTGATTCCATTGATGGATGGGTGGCACGCAAGACAAATAGAAATGATGAATGTGGATTTGGAAAAAATATAGATTCATTATGTGATGTGATATCCTTTGGTGTTGCGCCGGGAATATTTTTGTATTTTGCCACTTTAACTCAAGATATACGATACATTAATATATTAGTAAGTCTCCTAATAGTAATATGTGGTATACTGAGGCTCTCTAGGTTTAATGTGATTTCAGATATTGGAACTATCAAAGACAAATTTGTTGGTTTACCCATACCTACAACTGCTGTAGTTCTATCATCATTTTATCTAAGCGGCTTCTTCACAAAAGATATTTCAATAATTATCATGGGAACGATATCGATATTAATGATAAGCACTATTGAGTATCCTAAAATTAAGAATGTGAAAATCGCTAGCATTGCATTAATATTAATACTAATGGTCTGCTTGCCTCAGAACATCCAAATATCCATAATGAATATACCTGCTAAGGCATTATTCATCTTAAGTATAATTTACTTAATATTTACGCCTTTTATGGCCTTATTCACAAATCTAAAAAGTGGTCCACATGTTAGATAA